A stretch of the Pangasianodon hypophthalmus isolate fPanHyp1 chromosome 28, fPanHyp1.pri, whole genome shotgun sequence genome encodes the following:
- the lrrtm1 gene encoding leucine-rich repeat transmembrane neuronal protein 1, producing MLMDFLLIGLYLKWTLRKPPGLLLCSLGILLKMVPLVGGSCPRLCRCDSKLLYCEGLNLTDIPHNLSSATGLSLRENNISELREGHFVGLSQLTWLYLDHNNIEYVEESAFERLRRIKELDLSTNRIESLSNGTFRPLPNLRILDLSYNRLQSLEPDLFHGLRKLTNLHLRYNALKFVPVRIFQDCRSMQFLDLGYNQLQSLARNSFAGLFKLTELHLEHNELVKINLAHFPRLISLRTLYMRNNKATIVVSTLDWTWHFLEKIDFSNNEIEYIEPHVFESVPNLKELMLDSNKLTYVDQRILGSWTSLGSITLSGNAWECSRNVCALASWLSSFQGQRDSALQCASPDMAQGEDILDAVYAFQLCEDGIEATTQTYTATRDLARGSIFKGPTRTPYDLQDMEGGEVVTNSFTVTAATDDLESTMQIHKVVTGTMALIFSFLIVVLMLYVSWKCFPAGVRQMRQCFSNQRRKQKQKQTMQQMATMSTPEYYVDYKPNHIEGALVIINEFGSCTCQQQASRECEV from the coding sequence ATGCTAATGGATTTCCTTCTAATTGGTCTGTATTTAAAGTGGACGCTAAGAAAGCCCCCCGGGTTGTTACTGTGCTCTCTGGGCATCCTTCTGAAAATGGTTCCCCTGGTGGGGGGGAGCTGTCCAAGGCTTTGCCGCTGCGACAGCAAGCTCCTCTACTGTGAGGGACTCAACTTGACAGACATTCCCCACAACCTGAGCAGCGCCACCGGCTTGTCTCTGCGGGAGAACAACATATCGGAGCTGCGTGAGGGGCACTTTGTCGGCCTGTCGCAGCTCACCTGGCTATACTTGGATCATAACAACATCGAATACGTGGAGGAGAGCGCTTTCGAGAGGCTGCGGAGGATTAAAGAATTGGACCTGAGCACCAATCGGATAGAGAGCTTGTCTAATGGAACCTTCAGACCCCTACCCAATCTGCGCATCTTGGATTTATCCTACAACAGACTGCAGTCCCTGGAGCCAGACCTTTTTCATGGGCTTAGGAAGCTTACTAATTTGCATTTACGATACAACGCCCTGAAATTTGTGCCCGTACGGATCTTCCAGGACTGCAGGAGCATGCAGTTTCTGGATTTGGGCTACAACCAGCTACAGAGCCTGGCCCGAAACTCATTCGCTGGTCTTTTTAAGCTGACTGAGCTGCATCTGGAGCACAACGAGCTGGTGAAAATCAACCTGGCCCACTTTCCCCGCCTCATCTCTCTGCGCACACTCTACATGCGTAATAACAAAGCCACCATTGTGGTCAGCACCCTGGACTGGACCTGGCACTTCCTGGAAAAGATCGATTTCTCAAACAATGAGATTGAATACATTGAGCCGCATGTCTTTGAGAGTGTGCCCAACCTCAAGGAGCTTATGCTGGACTCTAATAAGCTGACATATGTGGACCAGCGCATTCTGGGCTCCTGGACATCCCTGGGCAGTATCACCTTGTCCGGGAATGCATGGGAATGCAGCCGCAATGTCTGTGCCCTGGCCTCCTGGCTGAGCAGCTTCCAGGGTCAACGTGACAGTGCCTTGCAGTGTGCCAGCCCGGACATGGCCCAAGGCGAGGACATCCTGGATGCCGTCTATGCCTTCCAGCTATGCGAGGATGGCATCGAGGCCACCACTCAGACCTACACGGCCACTAGAGACCTGGCCCGAGGCTCCATTTTTAAAGGTCCCACCAGGACACCATATGATTTGCAAGACATGGAGGGTGGTGAGGTGGTGACCAATTCCTTCACAGTGACTGCGGCCACTGATGACCTGGAGAGCACCATGCAGATCCACAAGGTAGTGACAGGCACCATGGCACTCATCTTCTCATTCCTGATTGTAGTGCTCATGCTCTATGTGTCTTGGAAGTGTTTCCCAGCTGGCGTGAGGCAGATGAGACAGTGCTTCAGCAACCAGCGACGCAAGCAGAAGCAAAAGCAGACCATGCAGCAGATGGCCACCATGTCCACTCCTGAATACTATGTTGACTACAAGCCTAATCATATCGAGGGGGCCCTCGTCATCATCAATGAATTCGGATCCTGCACTTGCCAGCAACAGGCATCTCGGGAGTGTGAGGTGTGA